From Streptomyces fungicidicus, one genomic window encodes:
- a CDS encoding thioesterase II family protein yields MRRTSLLCVPFAGAGASFFHPWAALTDGNPRIVALQLPGREWRLSEEPYRDVARAAAELLPVVTEEIGPDDRVVIFGHSLGAVLAYELAHLLVDRTGVDVARLFASGSPGPWTRRTRRATGLPDEEFLLRVKEFAGYDHEALSHPDMRELILPTLRADVEMHENYVPAGDRPLPVPVTAVRGTRDDLVTAEQTGEWARATSAGFTRAEVEGGHMYIAEDPGSLLRLVDDALAR; encoded by the coding sequence ATGCGACGGACGTCTCTGCTGTGCGTCCCCTTCGCGGGCGCCGGGGCCTCGTTCTTCCACCCGTGGGCGGCGCTGACGGACGGGAACCCGCGGATCGTGGCCCTCCAGCTGCCGGGCCGGGAGTGGCGGCTCTCCGAGGAGCCGTACCGGGACGTGGCGCGGGCCGCGGCCGAACTGCTTCCCGTGGTGACCGAGGAGATCGGCCCGGACGACCGGGTCGTGATCTTCGGGCACAGCCTCGGCGCGGTGCTCGCCTACGAACTCGCGCACCTGCTGGTCGACCGCACCGGGGTCGACGTGGCCCGGCTCTTCGCGAGCGGCTCACCGGGCCCCTGGACCCGGCGGACCCGCCGGGCCACCGGCCTGCCCGACGAGGAGTTCCTGCTGCGCGTCAAGGAGTTCGCCGGCTACGACCACGAGGCACTGTCCCATCCGGACATGCGCGAGCTGATCCTGCCGACCCTGCGGGCGGACGTCGAGATGCACGAGAACTACGTCCCCGCCGGCGACCGGCCGCTCCCGGTCCCCGTCACCGCGGTGCGCGGCACCCGCGACGACCTGGTCACGGCCGAGCAGACCGGCGAATGGGCCAGGGCGACCAGCGCCGGGTTCACCCGGGCCGAGGTGGAGGGCGGACACATGTACATCGCCGAGGACCCCGGCAGCCTGCTGCGTCTCGTCGACGACGCGCTCGCCCGGTAG
- a CDS encoding SDR family oxidoreductase, giving the protein MQLAGKTAIVTGAARGLGRACAVAFAREGADLVLLDLCADLPGVPYPLGGPGQLAHTADLCRGHGAAVLVRQADVRDLGALRHAVDDAHGRFGRIDVLLNNAGIAAPSGKPVDEIDEDEWQLMIDVDLSGAWRATKAVGKIMTAQRAGSIINVASTAGQVGYRNFAGYVAAKHGVIGLTRATALDFAPMRVRANALCPGSVRDDPAVEGRMLSEIARSLQVPVAEHEEAFVQSQPMNALIEPDDVASAAVWLASDGSRQVTGSVITVDGGFTTR; this is encoded by the coding sequence ATGCAGCTCGCCGGCAAGACCGCGATCGTCACCGGGGCCGCACGCGGGCTGGGGCGCGCCTGCGCGGTCGCCTTCGCCCGTGAGGGCGCCGACCTCGTCCTCCTCGACCTCTGCGCGGACCTGCCCGGCGTTCCGTACCCGCTCGGCGGCCCCGGCCAGCTCGCCCACACCGCCGACCTGTGCCGCGGGCACGGCGCGGCCGTCCTCGTCCGGCAGGCCGACGTACGGGACCTCGGCGCGCTGCGGCACGCCGTGGACGACGCCCACGGCCGGTTCGGACGCATCGACGTGCTGCTCAACAACGCCGGGATCGCCGCGCCCTCCGGCAAACCCGTCGACGAGATCGACGAGGACGAGTGGCAGCTGATGATCGACGTGGACCTGTCCGGCGCGTGGCGCGCGACGAAGGCGGTCGGCAAGATCATGACCGCCCAGCGGGCCGGCAGCATCATCAACGTCGCCTCCACCGCCGGGCAGGTCGGATACCGCAACTTCGCGGGCTACGTGGCGGCCAAACACGGTGTCATCGGGCTCACCAGGGCCACGGCGCTCGACTTCGCGCCGATGAGGGTCCGCGCCAACGCCCTGTGCCCGGGCTCGGTCCGGGACGACCCTGCCGTCGAGGGCCGGATGCTCTCCGAGATCGCCAGGTCCCTCCAGGTGCCGGTCGCCGAACACGAGGAGGCCTTCGTCCAGTCGCAGCCCATGAACGCCCTGATCGAGCCCGATGACGTCGCCTCGGCCGCCGTCTGGCTCGCCTCCGACGGATCCCGGCAGGTCACGGGGTCGGTCATCACCGTCGACGGCGGGTTCACCACTCGCTGA